From the genome of Penaeus chinensis breed Huanghai No. 1 chromosome 8, ASM1920278v2, whole genome shotgun sequence, one region includes:
- the LOC125028058 gene encoding polycystin-2-like: MWDIIYDIGAYSFFIWIVLILSHGNRDPNSFLMTEELTNNFVLASLETYAPDINLYDVQNCSYFYHWMKVVFLEEILMNDNYHGRLEPKHDNTKMLHDRVNLLLGYATLRQVRIEEKTCKVPKQIRSVTNECRDKSSIVDEEKRDFDVGWKPLPERKRPKEEYTYRGALELEGVPFWGSVDVYGAGGYVVKLIGSKEKLKAKIEQLERDGWMDERTRAVFVEFSLYNAQVNLFAACRIVMEQGPEGALHAFVKFNPIKLLRYSEGFGLFVMICEGVFILFIVYYTYCELKGMCRDKRQYWNDPWNYLELVVVGLGWSAVAFYGIRTVLGVSIVNKFKETGGSGYIKLEYAASVDEIFLYIISFLVFFSTLKFIKLLKFNKRMGLLTSTLKQCASDLSGFMIAFMLSFLAFAQLFYLMHNGSHIDFNNFVSAVEATFAAMLGKFDYEGMVNSSPKLGPITFFIFAFFNSIIMINLLLTLVIRSFEEIKNNLLKQGNEYEIVDFMMNKARAAVGLAPKISFVGPLKATTEEPEETPKTTEEFPEKVDQLLSYINDFYFESKLDFNNKEWLKQMSTKNHGRTSSGLHSGWHGKGASARQRASSSRGNAPMCPSTLELDGV; this comes from the exons ATGTGGGATATTATTTACGACATCGGCGCCTACTCCTTCTTCATCTGGATCGTCCTCATCCTCAGCCACGGCAACAGGGACCCCAACAGCTTCCTCATGACGGAGGAACTGACTAACAACTTCGTCTTGGCTTCTCTCGAGACCTACGCTCCGGATATCAATCTCTATGAC GTTCAGAACTGCTCGTACTTCTACCACTGGATGAAGGTCGTGTTCCTGGAGGAGATTCTCATGAACGACAACTACCACGGCAGACTGGAGCCCAAACATGACAACACCAAGATGCTTCATGACCGTGTTAACCTGTTGCTGGGTTACGCCACGCTCAGACAAGTGCGGATTGAAGAAA AGACCTGCAAAGTTCCCAAGCAGATCCGCAGCGTGACCAACGAGTGCCGCGACAAGTCCTCCATCGTGGACGAGGAGAAGAGGGACTTCGACGTCGGGTGGAAGCCCTTGCCGGAGAGGAAGAGGCCCAAGGAAGAGTACACGTATCGCGGCGCCTTGGAGCTCGAGGGCGTCCCCTTCTGGGGGTCGGTGGACGTGTACGGGGCGGGAGG aTACGTCGTCAAGCTAATAGGCAGCAAGGAGAAACTCAAGGCCAAGATAGAGCAGCTGGAAAGGGACGGCTGGATGGACGAGCGAACCAGGGCCGTCTTCGTCGAGTTTTCCCTGTACAACGCGCAGGTCAACCTCTTCGCTGCCTGTCGGATCGTCATGGAGCAAGGGCCCGAGG gCGCCCTCCACGCCTTCGTCAAATTCAACCCCATCAAGCTCCTCCGCTACAGCGAGGGCTTCGGTCTCTTCGTCATGATCTGCGAGGgcgtcttcatcctcttcatcgtcTACTACACCTACTGCGAGCTCAAGGGGATGTGCAGGGACAAGCGGCAGTACTGGAACGACCCTTGGAACTACCTCGAACTGGTGGTTGTTGGCCTTGGTTGGAGCGCCGTTGCCTTCTATGGAATACG aacCGTGCTGGGCGTCTCCATCGTCAACAAATTCAAAGAGACGGGCGGCAGCGGTTACATTAAGCTCGAGTACGCAGCTTCCGTCGACGAGATCTTCCTGTACATCATCAGCTTTTTGGTTTTCTTCTCGACGCTTAAATTCATCAAGCTTCTCAAGTTCAACAAGCGGATGGGGCTCCTGACGTCGACGCTGAAGCAGTGCGCGTCGGACCTTTCGGGGTTCATGATCGCCTTTATGTTG TCCTTCTTGGCGTTCGCGCAGCTGTTCTACCTGATGCACAACGGGAGCCACATCGACTTCAATAATTTCGTGTCCGCTGTGGAGGCGACGTTCGCGGCGATGTTAG GTAAATTCGACTACGAAGGGATGGTGAACTCCTCCCCAAAGCTGGGCCCGATCACCTTCTTCATCTTCGCCTTCTTCAACAGCATCATCATGATCAACTTGCTTCTCACACTCGTCATCAGGAGCTTCGAAGAG ATCAAGAACAATCTCCTGAAGCAAGGCAATGAGTACGAGATCGTGGACTTCATGATGAACAAAGCAAGAGCTGCTGTCGGTCTGGCGCCCAAGATCAGTTTCGTGGGTCCTTTGAAGGCCACCACGGAGGAGCCGGAG GAAACGCCCAAGACGACCGAGGAATTCCCAGAAAAAGTGGACCAGCTTCTTTCTTACATCAACGACTTTTACTTCGAATCGAAGCTCGATTTCAACAACAAAGAGTGGCTGAAGCAGATGTCGACG aaAAATCACGGTCGAACATCCTCCGGACTCCATTCAGGTTGGCACGGTAAAGGCGCCTCTGCCCGTCAAAGGGCGTCGTCAAGCAGAGGAAACGCCCCCATGTGTCCCTCAACTCTCGAGCTGGATGGCGTCTAG